Proteins co-encoded in one Cytobacillus sp. NJ13 genomic window:
- a CDS encoding YndM family protein, protein MLHSKGILLKFMACLVLFYIILGKRFGMSFENIFIITALLVITSYILGDMLILRRTNNAVAVIADFGWAFLLIWFLSSILTLQDEPLACHSAAFGSAIFEYAFHLYLVRNLAETRAENGSISHGNLRYNIENSNDLTPLKPDGRSSEGH, encoded by the coding sequence ATGCTGCATAGCAAGGGAATATTGCTGAAATTTATGGCCTGTCTTGTCCTTTTCTATATTATTCTTGGCAAAAGGTTCGGCATGAGCTTTGAAAATATATTTATTATTACAGCCTTGCTTGTGATCACCTCATATATATTGGGTGATATGCTGATACTTCGCCGGACAAATAATGCAGTGGCAGTCATTGCTGATTTCGGCTGGGCTTTTTTGCTCATATGGTTTTTGAGCTCTATTTTAACACTTCAAGATGAACCATTAGCATGTCATTCTGCAGCTTTCGGATCAGCCATATTTGAGTATGCATTCCATTTATATCTCGTAAGAAATTTGGCTGAAACAAGAGCAGAAAATGGCTCTATAAGCCATGGGAACCTTCGATATAATATTGAAAATTCCAATGACCTAACTCCCCTAAAACCAGATGGGCGAAGCAGTGAAGGTCATTAA
- a CDS encoding amino acid permease, translated as MDFFLPSGNSSKESESGDLKWWQLSLIGVGCTIGTGFFLGSAIGIKITGPSIVFSFILAAIGTYIVYNLLAKMTAEDPQEGSFCYYANKAYGKWAGFSCGWNYWCSNILIMGSQLTALSILTRFWLPHVPLWVFAAGYAILSIIVVLTGNKGFDKVEDLFAVIKTAAIIMFIILAAAALAGVIDGDAKHPGYPGTARDWFPEGFKGFWSSLIYAFYAYGGIEVIGLMATRLKKKEDAPKAGIIMLIVLVIIYVISLGLTVYMASHGAFNEKESPFVTAMDNYNLNFFPHVFNAAIIIAGFSTMTASLFGVTALLVTLANDGDAPAVFSRKIKKWKDLPLPSLGLATAGLIASIVTALLLPGKIYEYITTAAGILILFNWSFIIISALRILEIKLLGKIIAAAGLLLILAAISGTILEKSIRLGFFVSLIFVALIAIVALIMQKKVWKKEGGSSC; from the coding sequence ATGGATTTTTTTCTTCCCAGCGGCAATTCCTCAAAGGAAAGTGAATCCGGTGATTTAAAATGGTGGCAACTATCTCTAATTGGAGTAGGCTGTACGATCGGGACCGGTTTCTTTCTCGGATCTGCCATCGGAATCAAGATTACAGGACCGTCCATTGTATTTTCATTTATATTAGCAGCAATTGGAACCTATATCGTCTATAATCTTTTAGCTAAAATGACAGCAGAAGACCCCCAGGAAGGATCTTTTTGCTATTATGCCAATAAAGCTTATGGCAAGTGGGCTGGCTTCAGCTGCGGGTGGAACTACTGGTGCTCAAATATACTAATAATGGGGAGTCAATTAACCGCGCTGTCTATCTTAACAAGATTCTGGCTTCCTCATGTGCCACTTTGGGTTTTTGCAGCGGGTTATGCCATTCTTTCCATTATAGTAGTTTTAACAGGAAACAAAGGCTTTGATAAGGTAGAAGACCTCTTTGCCGTAATTAAGACAGCAGCGATTATTATGTTTATTATCCTGGCAGCTGCTGCATTGGCAGGAGTAATAGATGGAGATGCAAAGCATCCAGGATACCCTGGTACTGCTCGCGATTGGTTTCCGGAAGGCTTTAAAGGCTTTTGGTCCTCCTTGATTTATGCTTTTTATGCATATGGAGGGATTGAAGTTATCGGGCTAATGGCCACAAGGTTAAAGAAGAAAGAGGATGCACCCAAAGCCGGCATTATCATGCTTATTGTTCTTGTCATTATCTATGTCATTTCCCTTGGCTTAACCGTATATATGGCATCACATGGAGCTTTTAATGAAAAAGAGAGTCCTTTTGTAACTGCAATGGATAACTATAATCTGAACTTCTTCCCGCACGTTTTTAATGCAGCCATCATTATTGCCGGATTCTCTACAATGACCGCTTCGCTGTTTGGAGTAACAGCCTTATTGGTTACTTTGGCTAATGATGGCGATGCCCCTGCGGTATTCTCAAGAAAGATAAAGAAGTGGAAGGACCTGCCTTTGCCGTCGCTGGGGCTTGCTACAGCCGGTTTAATTGCATCAATCGTAACCGCCTTACTGCTGCCGGGCAAAATATATGAGTATATAACTACTGCTGCTGGTATATTAATTTTATTCAATTGGTCATTCATCATCATTTCAGCTCTGCGGATTCTGGAAATTAAGCTGTTAGGAAAGATAATAGCTGCTGCGGGATTGCTTCTGATCCTGGCTGCGATAAGCGGCACAATACTTGAAAAGTCAATAAGGCTTGGATTTTTTGTCAGTTTAATATTTGTAGCATTAATAGCGATCGTGGCCTTAATTATGCAAAAAAAAGTATGGAAAAAAGAAGGCGGGAGCAGCTGTTAA
- a CDS encoding DUF1657 domain-containing protein, which yields MTIASNVNQCLAAIRSIEAQLSNLALTSMDEEAKRLFHESMLEISEIKTDLENRKKVIEFEEPQYKPN from the coding sequence ATGACAATTGCTTCGAATGTAAACCAATGTCTTGCAGCAATTCGTTCTATAGAAGCACAGTTATCAAACCTGGCCTTAACCTCAATGGATGAAGAAGCAAAGCGCCTTTTTCATGAATCCATGCTCGAGATTAGCGAGATAAAAACGGATCTTGAAAACCGGAAAAAGGTTATAGAGTTTGAGGAACCCCAATATAAACCAAATTAA
- a CDS encoding DUF1657 domain-containing protein: MTVGTQVKQALVGLKSAQASFETFALATENQNAKQLYQNAAQQTQSIIDSLEPRLQEIQQEEPQYNQ, translated from the coding sequence ATGACAGTTGGAACTCAAGTAAAGCAAGCTCTTGTTGGCTTGAAAAGCGCACAGGCCAGCTTTGAAACGTTTGCACTCGCTACAGAAAACCAAAATGCTAAACAGCTGTATCAGAATGCTGCACAGCAAACACAATCAATTATAGACAGCCTTGAACCAAGACTTCAGGAGATTCAGCAAGAGGAACCTCAATATAATCAGTAG
- a CDS encoding DUF421 domain-containing protein, with amino-acid sequence MPEWLLIGARSILFAGVLFAITKLIGKKQISELSFFEYVSGITIGSIAGEIIMGLDNHWASGIFSILIFGLVTLFADILSLKSKSFRDFFEGKGTIFIKDGKILEDNLKKERYSIDDLSSLLRQKNVFKTADVEFAVLEPRGDLSIMLKKENQPLTPKDLQLNLPQEKEPQTVIMDGKILNDPLAESGKTRKWLDMEIEKLGLTIDNIFLGQIDSYGELTVDIFDDSLKVPAPQQRPLLLAMIKKCAADLEVFSLQTDSKKAQEMYERNNQKLNQIIQKLSPYLK; translated from the coding sequence ATGCCTGAATGGCTTCTTATTGGTGCGCGTTCTATTTTATTCGCAGGTGTTTTATTTGCTATAACCAAACTGATAGGAAAAAAACAAATATCAGAGCTTTCCTTTTTTGAATATGTATCAGGTATTACAATCGGAAGTATAGCCGGTGAAATTATAATGGGGCTGGATAACCACTGGGCCAGCGGAATCTTTTCTATTTTGATCTTTGGTCTTGTTACATTATTTGCCGATATTCTTTCGCTTAAGAGTAAAAGCTTCCGTGATTTCTTTGAAGGAAAAGGAACAATCTTTATTAAAGATGGGAAAATATTAGAAGATAATTTAAAAAAAGAAAGATACTCAATTGATGATTTATCCTCCCTGCTTCGCCAAAAAAATGTCTTTAAAACAGCAGATGTGGAGTTTGCTGTTTTAGAGCCGCGCGGAGATCTAAGCATCATGCTTAAGAAAGAAAACCAGCCGCTTACCCCAAAGGATCTTCAATTGAATTTACCTCAGGAAAAAGAGCCGCAGACGGTTATTATGGATGGGAAAATTCTAAACGATCCCCTTGCTGAGTCAGGGAAAACAAGAAAATGGCTTGACATGGAGATAGAAAAACTGGGTTTGACAATTGATAACATTTTTTTGGGTCAAATTGATTCTTATGGAGAATTAACTGTAGATATTTTTGATGATTCACTTAAGGTTCCTGCACCACAGCAGCGTCCTCTGCTTTTGGCAATGATAAAAAAGTGTGCAGCTGACCTTGAAGTGTTTTCCCTGCAGACTGATTCCAAAAAGGCACAGGAAATGTATGAAAGAAATAATCAAAAGCTGAATCAAATCATTCAGAAATTATCCCCATATTTAAAGTAA
- a CDS encoding VTT domain-containing protein gives MRRWWIVIAYVILLIIGITNKEYLLEWLRTSDPSWLPAMFLFSVLIASIPFLPFTLFAGLMGVKFGAMVGLLINWFGILFTSLLYFFLSRYYFRNYFTAYLGKYKAINKFQYLFEKNAFMAILFGRMIVIIPPQVFNIYCGIADIPFRHFFIATAIGMLPPMFMLAYSGEQLFLSLHNLLLGVFWYLLFLLCLFLCYKLWSNNKLEQSKK, from the coding sequence ATGCGCAGATGGTGGATTGTAATAGCCTATGTTATTTTATTGATAATTGGAATTACCAATAAAGAATATTTATTAGAATGGCTGCGAACCAGTGACCCATCATGGCTTCCTGCGATGTTTTTATTTTCTGTTCTGATTGCATCTATACCATTCTTGCCATTTACTCTATTTGCAGGATTAATGGGAGTGAAATTTGGTGCTATGGTTGGTCTGCTGATAAATTGGTTTGGCATTCTTTTTACTTCGTTACTTTACTTTTTTTTATCAAGATACTATTTCAGGAATTATTTTACTGCCTACTTGGGAAAGTATAAAGCAATTAATAAATTTCAGTACCTGTTTGAAAAAAATGCATTTATGGCTATTTTGTTTGGGCGAATGATTGTTATTATCCCTCCACAGGTGTTTAATATCTATTGTGGAATAGCAGATATTCCATTTAGGCATTTTTTTATAGCTACTGCAATAGGAATGCTGCCTCCTATGTTTATGCTTGCATACAGCGGGGAGCAATTGTTTTTATCACTTCATAATTTATTGCTGGGAGTGTTCTGGTACCTTCTATTTCTACTCTGTCTGTTTTTATGTTATAAATTATGGTCCAATAACAAGCTAGAGCAATCAAAAAAATGA
- a CDS encoding alanine/glycine:cation symporter family protein codes for MGLLESIVGFLNDLLWTYILIAALIILGLYFSFKSRFVQLRYFGEMFRILGDKAMISAEGKRGISSFQAFTISAASRVGTGNIAGVATAIAAGGPGAVFWMWLIAFIGGASSFIESTLAQIYKVKDKDGFRGGPAYYMEKGLNKRWMGIIFAIIITFCFGLVFNSVQSNTISLAFNEAFGASRLTIGLVLAALTAIIIFGGVKRIAYVSQVVVPIMAVIYLGVAIVIVMMNITEIPNLIGSIIKGAFGLDQAAGGAMGAAVMMGIKRGLFSNEAGMGSVPNAAATASVSHPVKQGLIQTLGVFVDTILICSATAFIILLSGEYANSDLTGIELTQAALSTHVGSWAPIFIAVAIFLFAFTSVIGNYYYGETNIEFIKESSTALFIYRIAVLGMVIFGSVVDLAIVWSLADLFMGIMAIINFIAIVLLAKIAFAALKDYKAQRKEGKDPVFYADSIPGLKGIESWETKENALKKKAVK; via the coding sequence ATGGGTTTATTGGAATCAATCGTAGGCTTTCTGAATGATCTTTTATGGACTTACATTTTGATTGCCGCATTAATCATTTTAGGATTATATTTCAGCTTTAAAAGCCGGTTTGTCCAATTAAGATATTTTGGTGAAATGTTCAGAATATTAGGCGATAAAGCGATGATATCTGCAGAAGGAAAGAGAGGGATATCATCATTTCAGGCTTTTACTATTAGTGCAGCTTCCCGTGTAGGTACTGGTAACATAGCCGGTGTAGCAACTGCCATAGCTGCAGGTGGACCTGGTGCAGTTTTCTGGATGTGGCTTATTGCATTCATTGGCGGGGCTTCCAGCTTCATTGAAAGTACTCTGGCTCAGATTTATAAAGTGAAAGATAAGGATGGTTTCCGCGGAGGCCCGGCCTACTATATGGAAAAAGGGCTAAATAAACGCTGGATGGGAATAATTTTTGCAATCATTATTACATTCTGTTTTGGTCTGGTTTTTAACTCTGTTCAATCAAACACCATCTCTTTAGCTTTTAATGAAGCGTTTGGTGCGAGCCGTCTAACCATCGGACTTGTGCTTGCGGCATTAACAGCGATCATCATTTTCGGCGGTGTTAAACGAATTGCATATGTATCTCAAGTCGTTGTGCCGATTATGGCGGTTATATACTTGGGTGTTGCCATTGTAATTGTCATGATGAACATTACAGAAATCCCTAATCTGATTGGCAGTATAATTAAAGGAGCTTTCGGGCTGGATCAGGCTGCTGGCGGAGCAATGGGTGCTGCAGTGATGATGGGGATTAAAAGGGGTCTCTTCTCAAACGAAGCAGGAATGGGAAGCGTGCCAAATGCGGCTGCTACAGCTTCAGTATCCCATCCTGTAAAACAAGGATTGATTCAAACCCTTGGGGTATTTGTAGATACGATATTAATCTGTTCTGCTACAGCCTTTATTATTCTGCTATCAGGTGAATATGCTAATTCTGACCTTACTGGCATTGAATTGACACAGGCAGCTCTTAGCACACATGTTGGGTCATGGGCACCAATATTTATAGCTGTTGCTATTTTCTTATTTGCGTTCACATCTGTTATCGGAAATTATTATTATGGTGAAACAAATATTGAATTTATTAAAGAAAGCAGCACTGCGTTATTTATTTATCGCATTGCCGTACTGGGAATGGTTATTTTCGGATCTGTAGTTGATTTAGCGATTGTTTGGAGCCTCGCCGATTTATTCATGGGCATAATGGCCATCATTAACTTTATTGCAATTGTATTGCTCGCTAAAATTGCCTTTGCAGCTCTGAAGGACTATAAGGCACAGAGAAAAGAAGGAAAAGATCCTGTGTTTTATGCTGACTCTATTCCAGGCCTAAAAGGGATTGAATCATGGGAAACCAAGGAAAATGCATTAAAGAAGAAGGCAGTTAAATAA
- a CDS encoding alkaline phosphatase family protein has protein sequence MFRLLPCIVISILLIGCASTSNNSNEQDKKATAIQTESQSSPKVILLVIDSMMDEPLKKAIQEKKAPALAFFLKHGQYSKDLVSSYPTMSVTIDSSLITGAYPDKSKIPGLVWFNNDKKRIITYGNGFFEIMKIGVSQFAESIMHQYNNVDLSPNVSTIHEDLDTIKKESASINAFIYRGNYHHTLNVPKVITKVSNLPEKYETAGPKMLSLGTFIHQDKKNNHIVNRLGLNDAFAVQELKYLLEKNIIPDFTILYISGNDFTVHRKGPNTIKGIEKLDKYLQEVLNIFPKWEDALNNYIWVIIGDSNQSPVIEPKKEALIDLKEILSKNRILKLGKPPAKNDEIVITANERMAYVYKINERVTLENIAKKLKTDHRIAWIAWKEKEIIHVISGDHEESFNFNSGGTYRDIYNQAWSIKGNTSILDLTLKNKNIHYGDYPDGLARLYGAIHSQEGEFLVVDAKPGYEFIGESSPEHSGGGAHGSMHKDDSLVPIIVTGADKSIDQLRIVDLKKWILDFWNY, from the coding sequence TTGTTTCGTTTGCTTCCTTGTATAGTTATTTCTATTCTTTTAATTGGTTGCGCCAGCACTAGTAATAATTCAAATGAACAGGATAAGAAAGCAACTGCTATTCAAACAGAGAGTCAGTCTTCACCTAAAGTTATACTTCTTGTTATTGATTCGATGATGGATGAGCCGTTAAAAAAAGCTATCCAAGAGAAGAAAGCTCCTGCTTTGGCCTTCTTTTTAAAACACGGACAATATAGTAAAGATTTAGTAAGTTCCTATCCAACCATGTCGGTTACAATCGACAGTTCTTTAATAACTGGTGCATACCCGGATAAGAGTAAGATTCCAGGACTTGTTTGGTTTAACAATGATAAGAAGCGAATCATCACTTATGGAAATGGTTTTTTTGAAATCATGAAGATTGGGGTTTCCCAATTTGCTGAAAGTATCATGCATCAATATAATAATGTAGACCTCAGTCCAAATGTAAGCACCATCCATGAGGATCTCGACACGATTAAAAAGGAATCAGCATCCATTAACGCATTTATTTATCGGGGAAATTATCATCATACCCTTAATGTACCAAAGGTAATAACAAAAGTGAGTAATTTACCTGAGAAATATGAAACCGCTGGGCCAAAAATGCTGTCTTTAGGTACATTTATTCACCAGGACAAAAAGAATAATCATATTGTGAATCGTTTAGGACTTAATGATGCCTTCGCGGTTCAAGAATTAAAATATCTTTTGGAAAAAAATATTATTCCTGATTTTACAATCCTGTATATTTCAGGAAATGACTTCACTGTACACAGGAAAGGGCCAAATACTATAAAAGGAATTGAAAAACTTGATAAGTATCTTCAGGAGGTCTTGAATATTTTTCCGAAATGGGAAGATGCCCTTAACAATTATATTTGGGTTATCATTGGAGACAGTAATCAGTCACCTGTCATTGAACCGAAAAAAGAAGCTTTAATCGATTTAAAAGAAATCCTTTCTAAAAATAGAATTTTAAAGCTTGGTAAACCTCCTGCAAAAAACGATGAAATTGTCATTACTGCAAATGAACGTATGGCATATGTCTATAAAATTAACGAACGTGTTACATTAGAAAATATTGCCAAAAAATTGAAAACAGATCACCGGATTGCCTGGATTGCCTGGAAGGAAAAAGAAATAATCCATGTGATATCCGGAGATCATGAGGAATCCTTTAATTTTAATTCAGGCGGAACCTATCGTGATATTTATAATCAAGCCTGGTCTATAAAAGGAAATACCTCCATTCTCGATTTAACCTTAAAGAACAAGAATATTCATTATGGGGATTATCCTGATGGATTAGCAAGGTTATATGGAGCTATACATTCTCAGGAAGGTGAATTTCTTGTTGTTGACGCAAAACCCGGATATGAATTCATTGGAGAAAGTTCACCTGAACATTCCGGCGGCGGCGCCCATGGCTCCATGCATAAAGATGATTCACTAGTCCCCATCATTGTTACAGGAGCCGATAAAAGTATCGATCAGCTGCGGATTGTGGATTTGAAAAAATGGATACTGGATTTTTGGAATTATTGA
- a CDS encoding metallophosphoesterase, with protein sequence MALFFTLILFAVFCNIIYKANKNTKNVTINSISVSRPNISVSGDNIKILHISDMHLENISVSPDELFAMISKQPVDLIALTGDFLDRKRSIPKLAGYLHALNKTNPKHGMYAVFGNHDYVLKGHNFETLKNILEENGCKTLQNEHVTIQVNGENLNIIGIDNFSTKHSDVNKAYNGIPEGYNLVLTHDPNVVLEMENVPFDYLLSGHFHGGQIHWPKPYHLIKMGKLVRMKMVKGLHYHGGKPFYISEGLGQTGVNIRIGSRPEITFHEIS encoded by the coding sequence ATGGCATTATTTTTCACCTTAATCTTGTTCGCCGTTTTCTGTAATATTATCTACAAAGCCAATAAGAACACAAAGAACGTAACTATAAATTCAATTTCTGTTTCCCGTCCTAATATCTCAGTTTCGGGAGATAACATAAAAATTCTTCATATATCTGATATGCACCTCGAAAATATATCTGTCAGTCCTGATGAATTATTTGCGATGATCTCAAAACAGCCAGTGGACCTAATTGCTCTTACAGGCGATTTTCTTGACCGCAAACGAAGTATTCCTAAACTAGCGGGCTATCTCCATGCACTGAACAAGACAAATCCAAAGCATGGCATGTATGCCGTCTTTGGTAATCATGATTATGTTTTAAAAGGCCATAACTTTGAAACATTGAAAAACATTCTAGAAGAAAATGGCTGTAAAACACTTCAAAATGAGCATGTAACGATTCAGGTTAATGGGGAAAACCTTAACATCATTGGAATTGATAATTTCAGCACCAAACACAGTGATGTTAACAAGGCCTATAATGGAATTCCTGAAGGTTACAATTTAGTTTTGACACATGATCCCAATGTTGTTTTAGAAATGGAAAACGTACCTTTTGATTATTTATTATCGGGGCATTTTCACGGTGGACAGATTCATTGGCCAAAGCCATATCATCTGATAAAAATGGGTAAGCTTGTCAGAATGAAAATGGTTAAAGGTCTTCATTATCATGGCGGGAAACCGTTTTATATAAGTGAAGGACTAGGCCAGACAGGGGTCAATATCCGTATTGGCAGCCGCCCTGAAATCACTTTTCATGAAATATCCTAA
- the parC gene encoding DNA topoisomerase IV subunit A has protein sequence MSSAEKFRDLPLEDVLGDRFGRYSKYIIQDRALPDARDGLKPVQRRILYAMHVEGNTHEKGFRKSAKTVGNVIGNYHPHGDTSVYDAMVRMSQDWKVRNLLVEMHGNNGSIDGDPPAAMRYTEARLSALSSELLRDIEKRTVEFIPNFDDTSNEPTVLPAVYPNLLVNGSTGISAGYATDIPPHHLNEIIDGVILRMDKPDCSIDDLMEHIKGPDFPTGGIIQGIDGIKKAYETGRGKIIVRGKAEFEDLRGGKKQIVVTEIPYEVNKANLVKKIDEFRLDRKVEGIAEVRDETDRTGLRIVIELKKDADPEGVLHYLYKNSDLQIPYNFNMVAIHNRHPKLMGLRELLDAYIGHRKDVVTRRSQFELQKAEARQHIVEGLMKALSILDEVIAAIRASKDKRDAKDNLIAKFEFTEPQAEAIVSLQLYRLTNTDITALRAEAEELAKLIGELKAILESEKKLFSVIKKELRDVKKRFADERRTRIEAEIEEIKINLEVLVASEDVIVTVTKEGYVKRTSQRSFAASNGQDFGMKDSDRLIAKLDMNTTDVLLVFTNKGNYLYCPVHQLPDIRWKDLGQHIANIIPIDRNESIVRAIPVKDFETEEYLLFMTKNGMVKKTELKAYKAQRYSKPLVAVNVKGDDEVVDVYLTDGTKEIFLATHQGFGLWFHEEEVSIVGARAAGVKGINLKDGDFVAGAQLIEDQKEQAVVIVTQRGSIKKMKLSEFERTSRAKRGVVMLRELKSNPHRIVGCVIVRCKDDLYIESEKGHIEAVNASSIRFNDRYSNGSFIIDESESGKAKCIWKAEVQEEDDSQVTE, from the coding sequence ATGAGTTCTGCTGAAAAATTCCGGGACCTTCCTCTTGAAGATGTATTAGGCGACCGCTTTGGGCGTTATAGCAAATATATTATTCAGGATCGTGCGCTTCCCGATGCACGTGATGGGTTAAAGCCCGTTCAAAGACGGATCCTTTATGCCATGCATGTAGAAGGCAACACACACGAAAAGGGATTTAGAAAATCTGCTAAAACAGTCGGAAATGTAATCGGCAATTATCATCCGCATGGCGATACTTCTGTATATGACGCCATGGTTCGGATGAGCCAGGACTGGAAGGTTCGAAACCTTCTTGTTGAAATGCACGGTAATAATGGAAGCATCGATGGAGATCCTCCAGCAGCCATGCGTTATACAGAGGCGCGATTATCGGCCCTTTCTTCCGAATTGCTGAGAGATATTGAGAAAAGAACCGTTGAATTCATCCCAAACTTTGACGATACGTCCAATGAGCCAACCGTTTTGCCGGCTGTATATCCGAATTTGCTTGTCAATGGTTCAACAGGTATTTCAGCTGGTTATGCAACTGATATTCCGCCGCATCATTTAAATGAGATTATTGATGGTGTTATTTTACGGATGGATAAGCCCGACTGTTCTATCGATGATCTGATGGAGCATATTAAAGGGCCGGACTTCCCTACTGGAGGCATCATCCAGGGAATCGATGGAATTAAAAAAGCTTATGAAACAGGAAGAGGCAAAATCATTGTCCGCGGAAAGGCCGAATTCGAAGATTTGCGCGGAGGAAAAAAGCAAATTGTCGTTACTGAAATTCCTTATGAAGTGAATAAAGCAAATCTGGTAAAGAAGATTGATGAATTCCGCCTGGACCGAAAAGTCGAAGGAATTGCCGAAGTCCGTGATGAAACGGATCGGACGGGCCTTCGTATTGTGATAGAGTTAAAAAAGGATGCGGATCCTGAAGGCGTCCTTCATTATCTTTATAAAAACAGTGATTTGCAGATCCCTTATAACTTCAATATGGTTGCCATCCACAATCGTCACCCGAAATTAATGGGATTAAGAGAGCTGCTGGATGCTTATATCGGCCATCGTAAAGATGTTGTTACACGCAGATCTCAGTTTGAGCTGCAAAAGGCCGAGGCGCGTCAGCATATCGTTGAAGGCCTGATGAAGGCCCTTTCCATCCTGGATGAAGTGATTGCTGCGATCCGGGCTTCTAAAGATAAACGGGATGCAAAAGATAATCTGATTGCGAAGTTTGAGTTCACTGAACCTCAGGCTGAAGCAATTGTTTCCCTCCAGCTATATCGCTTAACCAATACAGACATTACTGCCTTAAGAGCAGAAGCTGAGGAGCTTGCTAAGCTGATCGGCGAGCTTAAAGCTATTTTAGAAAGTGAGAAGAAGCTATTCTCTGTTATAAAAAAAGAGCTAAGAGATGTCAAAAAACGTTTTGCCGATGAACGCCGGACCAGAATTGAAGCGGAGATCGAGGAAATCAAGATCAATCTTGAAGTTCTGGTAGCCAGTGAAGATGTTATTGTAACGGTAACAAAGGAAGGCTATGTCAAGCGCACAAGCCAAAGATCGTTTGCCGCCTCAAACGGACAGGATTTTGGCATGAAGGATTCAGACAGGCTGATTGCAAAGCTTGATATGAATACGACCGATGTTCTCCTTGTATTTACGAATAAAGGAAACTATTTATACTGTCCAGTACATCAGCTGCCGGATATCCGCTGGAAAGACCTTGGACAGCATATTGCCAATATCATACCGATCGACCGGAATGAATCAATAGTCCGGGCTATTCCAGTTAAAGATTTTGAAACAGAAGAATACCTGCTCTTTATGACGAAAAATGGAATGGTAAAGAAAACGGAGCTAAAAGCTTATAAGGCCCAAAGGTATTCTAAGCCGCTTGTTGCAGTTAATGTAAAAGGCGATGATGAAGTTGTCGACGTTTATTTAACAGATGGCACCAAGGAAATATTCCTTGCCACCCATCAGGGATTCGGCCTCTGGTTCCATGAAGAGGAAGTAAGTATTGTTGGTGCCCGGGCTGCCGGTGTTAAAGGCATTAACCTGAAAGACGGCGATTTTGTTGCAGGTGCTCAGCTTATTGAGGATCAGAAAGAGCAGGCTGTCGTGATTGTTACACAGCGAGGTTCCATTAAAAAAATGAAGCTGAGCGAATTTGAACGGACTTCCCGTGCCAAGCGCGGTGTAGTGATGCTTCGTGAATTGAAATCAAACCCTCATCGTATTGTTGGGTGTGTGATTGTTCGCTGCAAAGATGATTTATACATTGAAAGTGAAAAAGGCCATATAGAAGCAGTTAATGCTTCATCCATCCGCTTTAATGACAGATATTCCAATGGATCTTTCATCATTGACGAATCCGAAAGCGGCAAAGCAAAATGCATCTGGAAGGCTGAAGTCCAGGAAGAAGATGACAGCCAGGTGACTGAATAA
- a CDS encoding staygreen family protein, which produces MSNFNPSKLSVKYLPPATEFRPVDSRKYTLTHSDATGELFLAIGGCYDFKAVNPKFRDEVFAEWIPQMGQYVLSGRVYISGGEFDQQYAKIRFLIFQKELDLALTAMVYGDRSFYTNYPWLLDSPIFIYFESVYPEFSKLLYYGTPRKYLSAALQPV; this is translated from the coding sequence ATGAGTAATTTTAATCCATCTAAGCTGTCGGTTAAATATTTGCCTCCTGCGACGGAATTCAGACCCGTAGACAGCAGGAAATATACGCTTACACACTCAGATGCAACAGGAGAATTATTTTTGGCGATAGGCGGATGCTATGATTTTAAAGCAGTCAATCCTAAGTTCCGTGATGAAGTATTTGCTGAATGGATTCCCCAAATGGGGCAGTATGTACTGAGCGGAAGGGTGTATATCAGCGGCGGAGAATTCGATCAGCAATACGCAAAAATAAGGTTTCTTATCTTCCAAAAAGAATTGGATTTGGCGCTGACAGCGATGGTTTATGGAGACAGATCTTTTTATACCAATTATCCCTGGCTGCTTGATTCGCCAATCTTTATATATTTTGAATCCGTTTACCCGGAGTTCAGCAAACTGCTTTATTACGGGACTCCGAGAAAATATTTAAGTGCAGCATTGCAGCCGGTATGA